One Kaistella polysaccharea DNA segment encodes these proteins:
- the ychF gene encoding redox-regulated ATPase YchF: MKCGIVGLPNVGKSTLFNCLSNAKAQSANYPFCTIEPNIGTVSVPDERLFILEKLVKPERVLPAVVEIVDIAGLVKGASKGEGLGNKFLANIRECEAIIHVLRCFEDGNIIHVEGTVDPIRDKEIIDIELQLKDIETLAKAVEKAKKFIKSGKKDDVMTYETLLKLQKFVEEGQNAREFPMDDFSTPIISEVQLLTNKPVLYVCNVDENSIKNGNEWIAKIEEMATKENAEVVVLAAQIEADINELETFEEREMFLDELGLTEPGVNRLIRKAYDLLHLQTYFTAGVKEVRAWTIGKGWTAPQAAGVIHTDFEKGFIRAEVIKYEDFVNLGSEAKVKEAGKLSVEGKEYIVQDGDMMNFRFNV; this comes from the coding sequence ATGAAATGTGGAATCGTAGGTTTGCCCAATGTAGGTAAATCAACCCTTTTTAATTGTTTAAGCAATGCCAAAGCGCAGTCTGCCAATTATCCTTTCTGTACCATCGAACCGAATATTGGAACCGTTTCTGTACCTGATGAACGTTTGTTTATATTAGAAAAGTTAGTGAAACCAGAACGCGTTTTACCAGCAGTAGTAGAAATCGTGGATATCGCTGGTTTGGTAAAAGGAGCCAGCAAAGGAGAAGGTTTAGGAAATAAATTTTTGGCAAACATCAGAGAATGCGAAGCGATTATTCATGTGTTGAGATGTTTTGAAGACGGGAATATAATTCACGTTGAAGGAACGGTTGATCCCATCAGAGATAAAGAAATCATCGACATTGAACTTCAGTTGAAAGATATTGAGACTTTAGCAAAGGCGGTTGAAAAAGCGAAGAAATTCATTAAATCTGGCAAAAAAGATGATGTGATGACTTACGAAACACTTTTGAAACTTCAGAAATTTGTGGAAGAAGGACAAAATGCCCGTGAATTTCCGATGGATGATTTTTCAACTCCCATTATTTCCGAAGTTCAACTTTTGACCAATAAACCTGTTTTGTATGTTTGTAATGTGGATGAAAATTCCATTAAGAACGGAAACGAATGGATCGCTAAAATCGAAGAGATGGCGACAAAGGAAAATGCAGAAGTTGTAGTTTTAGCAGCTCAAATTGAAGCCGATATTAATGAGTTAGAAACTTTCGAAGAACGCGAAATGTTTTTAGACGAATTAGGACTCACAGAACCGGGCGTAAATCGCCTGATACGAAAAGCCTACGATTTATTGCATTTACAAACTTATTTTACGGCTGGAGTTAAAGAAGTTCGCGCCTGGACAATTGGTAAAGGCTGGACTGCGCCACAAGCAGCTGGTGTCATTCATACCGATTTCGAAAAAGGATTTATTCGTGCAGAAGTCATTAAATATGAAGATTTCGTAAATCTCGGTTCCGAAGCGAAAGTGAAAGAAGCCGGAAAACTTTCCGTAGAAGGTAAAGAATATATCGTTCAAGATGGCGACATGATGAATTTTAGATTTAATGTTTAG
- a CDS encoding NADPH-dependent FMN reductase: protein MEIKKVAVIVGSLRKESFNRKVANEMIRLAPEGLELNIVEIKDLTFFSEDIENDPPQEWLNFKQKISDSDAVIFVSPEYNRTIPGVLKNAMEIGARPPKLNSWKGKPGAVVTVSPGAIGGLGSNQTIRIAASNVHISVMAQPEAYIGGIKDKLLEDGVTVDEKTEKFLVTFLEAFKAWTEKF, encoded by the coding sequence ATGGAAATTAAAAAAGTAGCAGTTATAGTAGGAAGTTTACGTAAAGAATCCTTTAATCGAAAAGTGGCCAACGAAATGATTCGTTTGGCTCCGGAAGGTTTGGAACTTAATATTGTTGAAATTAAAGATCTTACCTTTTTCAGTGAAGATATTGAAAACGATCCGCCACAAGAATGGCTAAATTTTAAGCAAAAAATATCAGATTCCGATGCAGTAATATTTGTTTCGCCAGAATACAACCGAACAATTCCAGGCGTGCTGAAAAATGCCATGGAAATCGGTGCGCGCCCACCGAAACTAAATTCCTGGAAAGGTAAACCTGGTGCCGTAGTAACTGTTTCTCCTGGTGCTATTGGCGGTTTGGGAAGTAATCAAACCATAAGAATCGCTGCATCTAACGTACATATTTCGGTAATGGCTCAACCTGAAGCATACATCGGGGGAATTAAAGATAAATTGCTAGAAGATGGCGTAACTGTTGACGAAAAAACCGAAAAATTCCTGGTTACTTTCTTAGAAGCCTTTAAAGCCTGGACAGAAAAATTTTAG